The following coding sequences are from one Streptomyces venezuelae window:
- a CDS encoding GH39 family glycosyl hydrolase → MGRHEWNRTARRWRLAALLGVGLTALALVITLVNTLPGDRGSTAGTTPDGDKVHGTPVVPPGAAEPQVGWGFTHTQYSADDGGDEAVERVRAELADQGGHVPQIQHIMGWGAGNPEPVQGRYDFSAMDRRMDFVRASEGTPVVTLCCAPDWMKGGEPGADNTDWSQQSLETAPERAHYKDFAKLAATVAKRYPDVRHFVVWNEFKGFWNDDRGRWDYEGYTELYNLVHRELKKVDEDIMVGGPYLVMNSFDPRRTEGVAKEPKGPWGRMDQRILDAFDYWNKHKAGADFVVVDGSSYTADDELLPDEFGATEKFTDVGKWVRERTGDLPLWWAEYYVEPGDSQDNRDDWSEAHRVAVQATGLMAMARGGATSGFYWNPQKRGKKCAGCLWTSTELPDGGRKLPMLDLVERFGREFGPGTTYEKVSVAADDRQDVRVLADDEAVLVVNTRDRRISASVDGRRLDLAGYEVKWLKR, encoded by the coding sequence ATGGGACGACATGAGTGGAACCGGACCGCACGGCGGTGGCGTCTCGCCGCTCTGCTCGGCGTCGGTCTGACGGCACTCGCCCTGGTGATCACGCTGGTCAACACGTTGCCCGGCGACCGGGGCAGCACGGCGGGCACCACCCCGGACGGGGACAAGGTGCACGGCACGCCGGTCGTCCCGCCCGGGGCCGCCGAGCCGCAGGTGGGCTGGGGCTTCACGCACACCCAGTACAGCGCGGACGACGGCGGCGACGAGGCCGTCGAGCGCGTTCGCGCCGAACTCGCGGACCAGGGTGGGCACGTCCCACAGATCCAGCACATCATGGGCTGGGGCGCGGGCAACCCCGAGCCGGTGCAGGGGCGTTACGACTTCTCGGCGATGGACCGCCGGATGGACTTCGTCCGGGCGAGCGAGGGCACCCCCGTCGTCACGCTGTGCTGCGCGCCCGACTGGATGAAGGGCGGCGAGCCCGGCGCGGACAACACGGACTGGAGCCAGCAGTCCCTGGAGACCGCCCCCGAGCGCGCGCACTACAAGGACTTCGCGAAGCTCGCCGCGACCGTCGCGAAGCGCTACCCGGACGTGCGGCACTTCGTCGTCTGGAACGAGTTCAAGGGCTTCTGGAACGACGACCGGGGCCGCTGGGACTACGAGGGGTACACCGAGCTCTACAACCTCGTCCACAGAGAGCTCAAGAAGGTCGACGAGGACATCATGGTCGGCGGCCCCTACCTGGTGATGAACAGCTTCGACCCGCGCCGGACCGAGGGCGTCGCCAAGGAGCCCAAGGGCCCGTGGGGCCGCATGGACCAGCGGATCCTCGACGCCTTCGACTACTGGAACAAGCACAAGGCGGGCGCCGACTTCGTGGTCGTCGACGGCTCCAGCTACACCGCGGACGACGAGCTGCTCCCCGACGAGTTCGGGGCCACCGAGAAGTTCACGGACGTCGGCAAGTGGGTGCGGGAGCGGACCGGCGATCTGCCGCTGTGGTGGGCCGAGTACTACGTGGAGCCGGGCGACAGCCAGGACAACCGCGACGACTGGTCCGAGGCGCACCGCGTCGCCGTCCAGGCGACGGGCCTGATGGCGATGGCCCGCGGCGGCGCCACGAGCGGCTTCTACTGGAACCCGCAGAAACGCGGCAAGAAATGCGCGGGCTGCCTCTGGACCTCCACGGAGCTCCCCGACGGCGGGCGGAAGCTGCCGATGCTGGACCTCGTCGAGCGGTTCGGCAGGGAGTTCGGTCCCGGCACGACGTACGAGAAGGTGTCCGTCGCCGCCGACGACCGGCAGGACGTCCGTGTCCTCGCCGACGACGAGGCTGTCCTCGTGGTCAACACCCGCGACCGGCGGATCAGCGCGAGCGTCGACGGACGGCGGCTCGACCTGGCGGGGTACGAGGTGAAGTGGCTCAAGCGCTGA
- a CDS encoding glycosyltransferase family 2 protein, producing MSAQTGAGISVVVCVYTEDRWEDILAAVSSVGAQSLTARETLLVVDHNPTLLERLTKEYEAYDGSGDVRVLANAGPRGLSAGRNTGIAAARGDVIAFLDDDAVAERDWLRYFAEGFDDPRVLAVGGRTLPAWESGGRPDWFPEEFDWVVGCTYKGLPRGRVRVRNVLGGNASFRRAAFDAAGGFATGIGRDGDKRPLGCEETEFCIRLARAVPDAVLLIDDRAVIHHRVPAARERFGYFRTRTYAEGLSKALVARSVGASKGLESERRYTTRVLPSGVARGLRDAALGRPGGAGRAGAIVAGVLTATAGYVVGSVRARRGGAAFSAGPVGDTGGRAEGVRSTGGEGAAA from the coding sequence TTGAGCGCACAGACCGGCGCAGGGATCTCCGTCGTCGTCTGCGTGTACACGGAGGACCGCTGGGAGGACATCCTCGCGGCGGTCTCCTCGGTCGGCGCGCAGTCGCTGACGGCCCGCGAAACGCTCCTCGTGGTGGACCACAACCCCACGCTCCTCGAACGGCTCACCAAGGAGTACGAGGCGTACGACGGCTCCGGGGACGTGCGGGTGCTCGCCAACGCGGGCCCCCGCGGCCTCTCGGCGGGCCGCAACACCGGGATCGCCGCGGCCCGCGGCGACGTCATCGCCTTCCTCGACGACGACGCCGTCGCCGAACGGGACTGGCTGCGGTACTTCGCCGAAGGGTTCGACGACCCGCGGGTCCTCGCCGTCGGCGGCCGCACCCTGCCCGCCTGGGAGTCCGGCGGGCGGCCCGACTGGTTCCCCGAGGAGTTCGACTGGGTCGTCGGCTGCACGTACAAGGGGCTCCCCCGCGGCCGGGTGCGGGTGCGCAACGTTCTCGGCGGCAACGCCTCGTTCCGGCGCGCCGCGTTCGACGCGGCGGGCGGCTTCGCCACGGGCATCGGACGCGACGGCGACAAGCGTCCGCTGGGCTGCGAGGAGACGGAGTTCTGCATCCGCCTCGCCCGCGCCGTCCCGGACGCCGTCCTACTCATCGACGACCGCGCGGTGATCCACCACCGGGTGCCCGCCGCCCGGGAACGGTTCGGCTACTTCCGTACGCGGACGTACGCGGAAGGCCTCTCCAAGGCGCTCGTCGCCCGCAGCGTCGGCGCGTCGAAGGGCCTCGAGTCCGAACGGCGGTACACCACGCGCGTGCTGCCCTCCGGCGTCGCCCGAGGCCTGCGCGACGCCGCCCTCGGACGGCCCGGTGGCGCGGGCCGCGCGGGGGCCATCGTGGCGGGAGTGCTCACCGCGACGGCAGGGTACGTAGTCGGGAGTGTCCGTGCGCGCAGGGGAGGCGCGGCGTTCTCGGCGGGGCCGGTCGGCGACACCGGCGGGCGTGCCGAAGGCGTGAGGAGCACGGGGGGCGAGGGGGCAGCCGCATGA
- a CDS encoding GNAT family N-acetyltransferase produces the protein MNITVHRPGELTAADRAAWTALQSKAHLDGSPELANPFLSPEFALAIGHERRGVRIAVVREEGGQAAFLPFQRSVAGVGRAIGLGVSDCQGLVHRPGFDWDARDLLRACGLSVWEFDHLVGGQTPFEASASGSFPSPVMDVDRGYEAYLSQLRTRAPKFTRTTLAKERRLGRDHGPVRYVHDERDPAALATLMGWKSAQYRRTGRSDRFAQPWIAHLARRLFHTRSDSFAGALSVLYAGDAPVAAHFGLRSERILACWFPAYDPAFAKYSPGLVLHLRMAEAAAADGIAYLDLGRGQKAYKDSLKTRDLTVSEGWVALRSPVAFGHLARRAPVRALRNTVQSRPEFFEPADKLLKQVGRIRSRGGEFRSRGKE, from the coding sequence GTGAACATCACCGTGCACCGCCCCGGCGAGCTCACCGCGGCCGACCGGGCGGCGTGGACCGCACTGCAGTCCAAGGCCCACCTCGACGGCTCGCCCGAGCTCGCCAACCCCTTCCTCTCCCCCGAGTTCGCGCTCGCGATCGGGCACGAGCGGCGCGGGGTGCGGATCGCCGTCGTGCGCGAGGAGGGCGGGCAAGCCGCGTTCCTGCCCTTCCAGCGGTCCGTGGCCGGTGTCGGCCGCGCCATCGGTCTCGGTGTCTCTGACTGCCAGGGCCTGGTCCACCGGCCGGGTTTCGACTGGGACGCGCGGGACCTGCTGCGGGCCTGCGGCCTCTCGGTGTGGGAGTTCGATCACCTGGTGGGCGGGCAGACACCGTTCGAGGCGAGTGCGTCCGGCTCCTTCCCGTCCCCCGTCATGGACGTCGACCGGGGCTATGAGGCCTATCTGAGCCAACTTCGCACGCGCGCACCGAAGTTCACTCGCACCACACTGGCCAAGGAGCGCAGGCTCGGCCGCGATCACGGCCCCGTCCGTTACGTGCACGACGAGCGCGACCCCGCGGCCCTGGCCACGCTGATGGGCTGGAAGTCCGCGCAGTACCGCAGGACCGGCCGCAGCGACCGCTTCGCGCAGCCGTGGATCGCCCACCTCGCGCGCCGGCTCTTCCACACCCGCTCCGACTCGTTCGCCGGAGCCCTCTCGGTCCTCTACGCCGGGGACGCGCCGGTCGCCGCGCACTTCGGGCTGCGCTCCGAACGGATCCTCGCCTGCTGGTTCCCCGCGTACGACCCGGCGTTCGCCAAGTACTCGCCCGGTCTGGTCCTGCATCTGCGCATGGCCGAGGCCGCGGCGGCCGACGGCATCGCGTACCTCGATCTCGGGCGCGGCCAGAAGGCGTACAAGGACTCCCTCAAGACCCGCGATCTCACCGTCTCCGAGGGGTGGGTGGCGCTCCGCAGCCCGGTGGCGTTCGGACACCTCGCGCGGCGCGCACCGGTCAGGGCACTGCGGAACACCGTGCAATCACGACCGGAATTCTTCGAACCGGCCGACAAACTGCTCAAGCAGGTGGGTCGAATTCGATCTAGAGGCGGGGAATTTCGATCTAGGGGCAAGGAATAA
- a CDS encoding glycosyltransferase family 2 protein: MSSFVRPAHAGQDPLKEIAGNPGNYRPISTHLAITPPVSVVIPAMNEAENLPYVFKTLPDWIHEVVLVDGNSTDDTVAVARDLWPDVKVVRQLGKGKGDALITGFAACTGDIIVMVDADGSADGQEIVSYVSALVSGADFAKGSRFANGGGTDDMTPIRKLGNHVLCSVVNTKFGARYTDLCYGYNAFWRHCLDKIELDCTGFEVETLMNIRVVKAGLKVQEIPSHEYLRIHGTSNLRAVRDGIRVLKVILSERSNRDRRGARRKAARALPLPAGRGEAS; encoded by the coding sequence ATGAGTTCATTTGTGCGCCCGGCACATGCCGGACAAGACCCGTTGAAAGAGATCGCCGGAAACCCCGGAAACTACCGTCCGATCTCGACGCACTTGGCGATCACACCGCCGGTCAGTGTGGTCATACCCGCCATGAACGAAGCGGAGAATCTGCCGTACGTCTTCAAGACACTGCCCGACTGGATCCACGAGGTGGTCCTCGTGGACGGCAACTCCACCGACGACACGGTCGCCGTGGCCCGCGACCTGTGGCCGGACGTGAAGGTCGTCCGCCAGCTCGGCAAGGGCAAGGGCGACGCGCTGATCACCGGCTTCGCCGCGTGCACGGGCGACATCATCGTGATGGTCGACGCCGACGGCTCGGCCGACGGCCAGGAGATCGTCTCCTACGTCTCCGCCCTCGTCTCGGGCGCGGACTTCGCCAAGGGCTCCCGCTTCGCCAACGGCGGCGGCACGGACGACATGACGCCGATCCGCAAGCTCGGCAACCACGTCCTGTGCTCCGTCGTGAACACCAAGTTCGGGGCCCGCTACACCGACCTGTGCTACGGCTACAACGCGTTCTGGCGGCACTGCCTCGACAAGATCGAGCTCGACTGCACCGGCTTCGAGGTCGAGACCCTGATGAACATCCGGGTCGTCAAGGCGGGGCTCAAGGTCCAGGAGATACCGAGCCACGAGTACCTGCGGATCCACGGCACCAGCAACCTCAGGGCCGTCCGTGACGGCATCCGCGTACTGAAGGTGATCCTCTCGGAGCGCTCCAACCGCGACAGACGCGGCGCGCGGCGCAAGGCCGCCCGCGCCCTGCCTCTCCCCGCGGGGCGGGGAGAGGCGTCTTGA
- a CDS encoding polysaccharide deacetylase family protein, giving the protein MSTETVPILMYHSVARVPSAATHALSVSPDAFARQMEVLGERGFTPLTTAQLAAAWRSPGKALPERPVLITFDDGYEGVHRYALPVLSEHGFASTLFVSTGWLRGAYDTGGGLDRMLDWDQVRELAADGAEIGGHSHTHPELDQLDEGALRYELRRCRDIVADQLGARPVSFAYPYGYSSRRVRERVRETGFRQALAVGNGLARRAQGPYALRRVTVRRTTGAEEFERLVTGRALGRTFAEDRTLTKGYALVRRARQVRRKAIGSRV; this is encoded by the coding sequence ATGAGCACGGAGACCGTGCCGATCCTGATGTACCACTCCGTGGCGCGCGTGCCGAGCGCCGCGACCCACGCCCTTTCGGTGTCGCCCGACGCCTTCGCACGCCAGATGGAGGTGCTCGGCGAGCGGGGGTTCACGCCGCTCACGACCGCCCAGCTGGCCGCCGCCTGGCGGTCGCCGGGCAAGGCGCTGCCCGAACGGCCCGTCCTGATCACCTTCGACGACGGCTACGAGGGCGTCCACCGGTACGCGCTGCCCGTGCTCTCCGAACACGGCTTCGCGTCGACCCTGTTCGTCTCCACCGGCTGGCTGCGCGGCGCGTACGACACCGGGGGCGGCCTCGACCGCATGCTCGACTGGGACCAGGTCCGCGAACTCGCCGCCGACGGCGCGGAGATCGGCGGGCACAGCCACACACACCCCGAGCTCGACCAGCTGGACGAGGGCGCGCTCCGGTACGAGCTGCGGCGCTGCCGCGACATCGTCGCCGACCAGCTGGGCGCCCGGCCCGTGTCGTTCGCGTACCCCTACGGCTACTCCAGCCGACGGGTCCGTGAACGGGTGCGCGAGACGGGGTTCCGGCAGGCCCTCGCCGTCGGCAACGGCCTGGCCCGCCGCGCCCAGGGGCCATACGCCCTGCGGCGCGTCACCGTGCGCCGCACCACCGGCGCCGAGGAGTTCGAGCGTCTGGTGACAGGACGCGCGCTCGGCCGCACCTTCGCCGAGGACCGCACCCTGACCAAGGGGTACGCCCTGGTCCGCAGAGCCCGACAGGTCCGCCGGAAGGCAATCGGTTCCCGTGTCTGA
- a CDS encoding DUF1616 domain-containing protein — protein MQTIRIKAAPADTGQQAGRGAEKAPQPVQDLLPLLAGAAVAVGGVGAVLALVDLGSPLRAPFTLFFLLAAPGAAIGTALRALTPWGRAVVAVSGALAVNLLVAQGMLALHVWSMRGGVVAVAALSSLIALPSAARRLRHRGAKWWTC, from the coding sequence ATGCAGACCATCAGGATCAAGGCCGCGCCCGCAGACACAGGGCAACAGGCCGGACGGGGCGCGGAGAAGGCCCCGCAACCGGTGCAGGATCTGCTGCCGCTGCTCGCCGGGGCGGCCGTCGCCGTGGGCGGCGTCGGCGCGGTGCTCGCGCTCGTCGACCTGGGTTCGCCGCTGCGCGCCCCCTTCACCCTCTTCTTCCTGCTCGCCGCGCCGGGCGCCGCCATCGGCACCGCGCTGCGCGCCCTCACACCGTGGGGCCGGGCGGTGGTCGCCGTGTCCGGGGCGCTGGCCGTCAACCTGCTCGTCGCGCAGGGCATGCTGGCGCTGCACGTGTGGTCGATGCGCGGGGGCGTCGTCGCGGTCGCGGCGCTCAGCTCGCTCATCGCCCTGCCGAGCGCAGCACGGCGGCTGCGCCACCGCGGGGCGAAGTGGTGGACCTGCTGA
- a CDS encoding lipopolysaccharide biosynthesis protein, translated as MSDTTTAHTGVSGPGSGDSGKRTPAGTSGGRRGMRLPGRGGGDSPLFRNAYALMLNTGISGVLGVGFWLAAARYYSESAVGQGSAAIAAMKLLAGLTAVTLTGALARFIPVAGRATGRLIFRTYAGSSVAVALAAAVFLLTLDLWGPSYRFLHGPVHGVGFVLAVVAWSVLTLQDGVLTGLRSALWVPVGNTVFSVAKLGLLIAIAAAIPTAGVFVSWVASILVSVIPLGWLVFRRLVPRHVKATAGKAHPPTLREIGRFLAGDYTGSLFSLAVVYLVPVIVASQVSSVDNAYFYITTTIGGTVNLLAINMGASLTVEGAHDPALLAANTRAALRRMATIMLPVCAVLFLAAPLILRMFGQGYADAATPLLRWFAVGALLRVVMETYFAVQRAQSKTSGIAWLQGLLCVLVLGLTLILLPRMGLTGAGVAEISSLAVIVAVAAPKLYRVVRAAPSAKAERAAPDGDLADLGTPDAPTVQMRVAGATGRRSPGAHKERHGTAWALRESLDSPTLQLAVQLDFDHQERRPDVRPGPGTPVSGTPVFTAPAARSEGDDDMEHRPTWALRSPAGPVADKVPPAPPREPTPAEGVELAEGVELAEPDASGAPFEPEKPEATEAPEAPEDQRTPRHNVVIMAMLLTAALALYWLPVLRLGEQDLDDMGGLGLVSVLPTPTLIGAALLVVVFAALLWMDRPIKSLLLVTLLATVVSLHALPAVVESEPRFATAWQHLGFLEYIDRTGTAVPDLDARWSWPGFFAAAAFVAKACGVSDLTEVIRWWPTVIQLLYLAPMFLLVRSMRAAWRAKWTGLWIFVLSGWVGQDYFSPQGFTFLLYIAFVAVLMVWFRAPRMLWAKRRPGETEVEPAGRTERAVLLLVLIGLFAATVPAHQLTPFVMLGVLTVLVLVGRSELRGLPILCGVLVVVWLGFLAEPYWSGHFDELFGGVGGVGGNVSSSVSGRIEGGSSTHRLVLYVRVAMAGGVLAFACWGWWRRHFYKYGERSLLVLTFVPFLGFGMQSYGGEMALRVFMFALPGAALLAGLALFPRAGLTPDERDRDRVSLAPLAALMAGLVLMGGFLVARWGNEPFERVRPGEVAAMEYLYAHDDPTARLLWMSDDTVENVTPSIPWGARDMEKLEYVPTPAPTDPVLVSGLVKALKDAGPNSFLMINRGQTTYLQLDAGYAKSWEPRLLHHLDDRDDLKKVFSNADATLYTLSRQPDGVAPEPAPGPAGPKVTWTPWSVVGGLAAVALVLLLGAREMVRVAAAPSVRQQRWLQGSFWFSLPLLAVLLASLIQRFVTMA; from the coding sequence GTGTCTGACACGACCACGGCCCATACCGGCGTCTCCGGTCCCGGTTCCGGGGACTCCGGGAAGCGGACACCGGCCGGTACGTCCGGCGGGCGCCGCGGAATGCGCCTGCCCGGCCGCGGCGGCGGCGACAGCCCGCTGTTCCGCAACGCGTACGCGCTGATGCTCAACACCGGTATCTCCGGCGTGCTCGGCGTCGGCTTCTGGCTGGCGGCCGCCCGCTACTACTCGGAGTCTGCGGTCGGCCAGGGATCGGCGGCGATCGCCGCCATGAAGCTCCTCGCGGGGCTCACCGCCGTGACCCTGACGGGCGCCCTGGCACGGTTCATCCCCGTCGCGGGGCGCGCCACGGGCAGGCTCATCTTCCGTACCTACGCGGGCAGTTCGGTGGCGGTGGCACTCGCCGCCGCCGTCTTCCTGCTCACGCTCGATCTGTGGGGGCCGTCGTACCGCTTCCTGCACGGGCCCGTCCACGGCGTCGGCTTCGTGCTCGCCGTCGTGGCCTGGTCGGTCCTGACCCTGCAGGACGGTGTTCTGACGGGGCTGCGCAGCGCGCTCTGGGTGCCCGTCGGCAACACCGTCTTCTCGGTCGCCAAGCTGGGCCTGCTCATCGCGATCGCCGCGGCGATCCCCACCGCCGGTGTCTTCGTCTCCTGGGTCGCCTCGATCCTCGTGTCGGTGATCCCGCTCGGCTGGCTGGTCTTCCGGCGCCTGGTGCCGCGCCATGTGAAGGCCACCGCCGGGAAGGCGCACCCGCCGACGCTGCGCGAGATCGGCCGCTTCCTCGCCGGCGACTACACCGGTTCGCTCTTCTCGCTCGCCGTGGTCTACCTCGTCCCGGTCATCGTCGCCTCGCAGGTCAGCTCGGTCGACAACGCGTACTTCTACATCACCACGACCATCGGCGGCACCGTCAACCTCCTCGCCATCAACATGGGCGCCTCGCTGACCGTGGAGGGCGCGCACGATCCCGCGCTGCTCGCCGCCAACACCCGGGCGGCGCTGCGCCGGATGGCGACGATCATGCTGCCGGTGTGCGCGGTCCTGTTCCTCGCGGCGCCGCTGATCCTGCGCATGTTCGGACAGGGGTACGCGGACGCGGCCACTCCCCTGCTGCGCTGGTTCGCGGTGGGCGCGCTCCTCCGGGTCGTCATGGAGACGTACTTCGCGGTGCAGCGCGCGCAGAGCAAGACCTCCGGGATCGCCTGGCTGCAGGGCCTGCTGTGCGTCCTGGTGCTCGGCCTGACGCTCATCCTGCTGCCGCGCATGGGGCTGACCGGCGCGGGTGTCGCCGAGATCTCCAGCCTCGCCGTGATCGTGGCCGTCGCGGCGCCGAAGCTGTACCGCGTGGTGCGGGCCGCGCCCTCGGCGAAGGCGGAACGCGCGGCGCCCGACGGGGATCTGGCCGACCTGGGGACGCCGGACGCGCCCACGGTGCAGATGCGGGTGGCCGGGGCGACGGGCCGGCGGAGTCCCGGGGCGCACAAGGAGCGGCACGGGACCGCGTGGGCGTTGCGCGAGTCGCTCGACTCGCCGACCCTCCAGCTCGCCGTGCAGCTCGACTTCGACCACCAGGAGCGGCGGCCGGACGTGCGGCCGGGTCCTGGCACGCCTGTCTCGGGCACGCCCGTCTTCACGGCGCCCGCGGCGCGGAGCGAGGGGGACGACGACATGGAGCACCGGCCGACCTGGGCGCTGAGATCCCCTGCCGGGCCGGTGGCGGACAAGGTGCCGCCGGCACCGCCGCGCGAGCCGACGCCAGCGGAGGGGGTGGAGCTCGCGGAGGGGGTGGAGCTCGCGGAACCCGACGCGTCCGGCGCGCCCTTCGAGCCCGAGAAACCCGAGGCTACCGAGGCCCCCGAGGCCCCCGAGGACCAGCGCACCCCCCGCCACAACGTCGTCATCATGGCGATGCTCCTCACCGCCGCGCTCGCCCTCTACTGGCTGCCCGTCCTCCGCCTCGGCGAGCAGGACCTGGACGACATGGGCGGGCTCGGGCTGGTCTCCGTACTGCCGACGCCGACACTGATCGGCGCCGCCCTCCTCGTCGTCGTGTTCGCCGCGCTGCTCTGGATGGACCGGCCGATCAAGAGCCTCCTCCTGGTCACCCTGCTCGCGACCGTCGTGTCGCTGCACGCGCTGCCCGCCGTCGTCGAGTCCGAGCCGCGGTTCGCCACGGCCTGGCAGCACCTGGGTTTCCTGGAGTACATCGACAGGACCGGCACCGCCGTGCCGGACCTGGACGCGCGCTGGAGCTGGCCCGGGTTCTTCGCGGCGGCCGCGTTCGTCGCGAAGGCGTGCGGCGTCTCGGACCTGACCGAGGTGATCCGCTGGTGGCCGACGGTCATCCAACTCCTCTACCTGGCGCCGATGTTCCTGCTCGTGCGCTCCATGCGGGCGGCCTGGCGCGCCAAGTGGACGGGCCTGTGGATCTTCGTCCTGAGCGGCTGGGTGGGACAGGACTACTTCTCGCCGCAGGGCTTCACGTTCCTGCTCTACATCGCCTTCGTCGCCGTCCTGATGGTGTGGTTCCGCGCGCCGCGCATGCTGTGGGCCAAGCGGCGGCCGGGCGAGACGGAGGTCGAGCCGGCGGGCCGCACGGAGCGCGCCGTGCTGCTCCTGGTCCTCATCGGTCTGTTCGCCGCGACGGTCCCCGCCCACCAGCTCACGCCGTTCGTGATGCTCGGCGTCCTCACGGTGCTCGTCCTGGTCGGCCGCTCCGAGCTGCGCGGACTGCCGATCCTGTGCGGCGTGCTCGTCGTCGTCTGGCTGGGCTTCCTCGCCGAACCGTACTGGTCGGGCCACTTCGACGAGCTGTTCGGCGGGGTCGGCGGCGTCGGCGGCAACGTGTCGTCGTCGGTCTCCGGGCGCATCGAGGGCGGCAGTTCGACCCACCGGCTGGTGCTGTACGTGCGCGTGGCGATGGCGGGCGGCGTGCTGGCGTTCGCGTGCTGGGGCTGGTGGCGGCGGCACTTCTACAAGTACGGCGAGCGCTCGCTGCTCGTCCTGACCTTCGTGCCGTTCCTGGGCTTCGGCATGCAGTCGTACGGCGGCGAGATGGCCCTGCGCGTCTTCATGTTCGCGCTGCCGGGTGCCGCCCTGCTCGCCGGTCTCGCGCTGTTCCCGCGCGCGGGCCTCACCCCGGACGAGCGCGACCGCGACCGGGTGAGCCTCGCGCCACTGGCCGCGCTGATGGCCGGGCTCGTCCTGATGGGCGGGTTCCTGGTGGCCCGCTGGGGCAACGAGCCCTTCGAGCGGGTCAGGCCGGGAGAGGTCGCGGCGATGGAGTACCTGTACGCGCACGACGACCCGACGGCGCGGCTCCTGTGGATGAGCGACGACACCGTCGAGAACGTCACCCCGTCGATCCCGTGGGGCGCCCGCGACATGGAGAAGCTGGAGTACGTTCCCACCCCGGCGCCCACCGACCCGGTCCTGGTGTCGGGCCTGGTCAAAGCGCTCAAGGACGCGGGCCCCAACTCGTTTCTGATGATCAACCGCGGCCAGACCACCTATCTGCAGCTGGACGCCGGATACGCGAAGTCGTGGGAGCCGCGCCTCCTCCACCACCTGGACGACCGCGACGACCTCAAGAAGGTCTTCTCCAACGCCGACGCGACCCTCTACACCCTCAGCCGGCAGCCGGACGGCGTGGCCCCGGAGCCCGCCCCGGGCCCCGCCGGGCCGAAGGTGACGTGGACGCCGTGGTCGGTCGTGGGCGGGCTCGCCGCGGTGGCGCTCGTCCTGCTCCTCGGGGCGCGGGAGATGGTGCGGGTCGCGGCGGCGCCGAGCGTGCGGCAGCAGCGGTGGTTGCAGGGCAGCTTCTGGTTCTCGCTGCCGCTGCTCGCGGTGCTGCTGGCCTCGCTGATCCAGCGGTTCGTGACGATGGCGTGA
- a CDS encoding SGNH/GDSL hydrolase family protein, whose product MKLSRITAYMSSLLLAAAFALTGAAAAHADQATAQKAAATGYVALGDSYSSGVGAGSYDSGSGNCKRSTRAYPALWAKAHSPSSFNFTACSGARTGDVLANQLGPLGSGTGLVSISVGGNDAGFADVMTTCVLQSESNCIARINQARQYVDSTLPGNLDKVYDAISAKAPSARVVVLGYPRFYKLNGSCLAGLSERERAAINDASDYLNTATAKRAADHGFAFGNVTSAFSGHEICSGSPWLHSVNWTNIGESYHPTAAGQSGGYLPVFTAAA is encoded by the coding sequence ATGAAATTGTCCCGAATCACGGCATACATGTCCTCGCTCCTCCTCGCGGCCGCCTTCGCGCTCACCGGCGCGGCAGCGGCCCACGCGGACCAGGCGACCGCCCAGAAGGCCGCGGCCACCGGTTACGTGGCCCTCGGCGACTCCTACTCCTCGGGTGTCGGCGCGGGCAGCTACGACAGCGGAAGCGGCAACTGCAAGCGCAGCACCCGCGCCTACCCCGCACTGTGGGCGAAGGCCCACTCACCCTCCAGCTTCAACTTCACGGCGTGCTCGGGTGCTCGTACGGGTGATGTTCTGGCGAACCAGCTGGGCCCGCTCGGCAGCGGCACCGGACTCGTCTCGATCTCCGTCGGCGGCAACGACGCGGGCTTCGCCGACGTCATGACCACCTGCGTCCTGCAGTCCGAGAGCAACTGCATCGCACGTATCAACCAGGCCCGCCAGTACGTGGACTCCACGCTCCCCGGCAACCTCGACAAGGTGTACGACGCGATCAGCGCGAAGGCACCCTCCGCCCGCGTCGTCGTCCTCGGCTACCCCCGCTTCTACAAGCTGAACGGCAGCTGTCTCGCCGGCCTCTCCGAGCGCGAGCGGGCCGCCATCAACGACGCGTCCGACTACCTCAACACGGCCACCGCCAAGCGCGCCGCCGACCACGGCTTCGCCTTCGGCAACGTCACGTCGGCCTTCTCCGGGCACGAGATCTGCTCGGGCAGCCCGTGGCTGCACAGCGTGAACTGGACCAACATCGGCGAGTCCTACCACCCCACCGCCGCCGGCCAGTCCGGTGGCTACCTCCCCGTGTTCACCGCGGCGGCCTGA